One window from the genome of Nocardioides panaciterrulae encodes:
- the rpe gene encoding ribulose-phosphate 3-epimerase has product MGIQITPSILNADFANLGAEVARIGSADWVHVDVMDNHFVPNLTFGPAMVEALARSTDTPLDAHLMIEDPDRNALAYVEAGCGSVTFHVEAARAPVRLAREIRAHGARASMALKPATPVEPYEDLLPELDMLLLMTVEPGFGGQKFLDLCLPKIRRARELMAKHGVQTWLQVDGGVSLETIERCAEAGADVFVAGSAVYSAEDPDRMVAELRARAEAAGARRVGAR; this is encoded by the coding sequence GTGGGCATCCAGATCACGCCGAGCATCCTGAACGCCGACTTCGCGAACCTCGGGGCGGAGGTCGCCCGGATCGGCAGCGCCGACTGGGTGCACGTGGACGTGATGGACAACCACTTCGTCCCGAACCTGACGTTCGGGCCGGCCATGGTGGAGGCGCTGGCGCGCAGCACGGACACGCCCCTCGACGCGCACCTGATGATCGAGGACCCCGACCGCAACGCGCTGGCGTACGTCGAGGCCGGGTGCGGCTCGGTCACCTTCCACGTCGAGGCCGCCAGGGCGCCGGTCCGGCTCGCCCGCGAGATCCGCGCGCACGGCGCCCGGGCCAGCATGGCGCTCAAGCCCGCGACGCCGGTCGAACCCTACGAGGACCTGCTGCCCGAGCTGGACATGCTGCTGCTCATGACCGTCGAGCCGGGCTTCGGCGGGCAGAAGTTCCTCGACCTGTGCCTGCCCAAGATCCGCCGGGCCCGGGAGCTGATGGCCAAGCACGGCGTGCAGACCTGGCTGCAGGTCGACGGCGGGGTCTCGTTGGAGACCATCGAGCGGTGTGCCGAGGCCGGCGCCGACGTCTTCGTCGCCGGGTCGGCGGTCTACTCCGCAGAGGACCCCGACCGGATGGTGGCCGAGCTGCGGGCCCGCGCGGAAGCGGCCGGGGCCCGCCGAGTCGGCGCTCGTTGA
- the ligD gene encoding non-homologous end-joining DNA ligase, with product MPSKSPSVEIEVDDRVVRVSNPDRVYFPETGATKLDLVEYYLAVGPGIVNALFERPCMLHRFPKGLAGEKVHQKRLPAGAPPWVETVRVHFPRWNRTADELCVTELGSVIWAVQMSTVEFHPWNSRREDTEKPDEWRIDLDPGPLCDYATVRRVGHVVHEVLDELGAVGYPKTSGSKGLHVYVRIAPDHGFPDVRRAALAFAREVERRAPDDVTTAWWTKDRDPHQLFVDYNQNTRDHTIAAAYSVRGLPDARVSTPVRWDEVDEADPRDFTIATVPARFAELGDLHADLDDHVFDLAPLLEWAARDERAGEPTPDGPEGDTDA from the coding sequence ATGCCCTCGAAGTCGCCGTCGGTCGAGATCGAGGTGGACGACCGGGTGGTGCGGGTCAGCAACCCCGACCGGGTCTACTTCCCCGAGACCGGGGCGACCAAGCTCGACCTGGTCGAGTACTACCTCGCGGTCGGTCCGGGGATCGTGAACGCGCTGTTCGAGCGACCGTGCATGCTGCACCGCTTCCCGAAAGGGCTGGCCGGTGAGAAGGTCCACCAGAAGCGACTCCCCGCGGGTGCGCCGCCCTGGGTGGAGACGGTCCGGGTGCACTTCCCCCGCTGGAACCGGACCGCCGACGAGCTCTGCGTCACCGAGCTGGGCAGCGTCATCTGGGCGGTGCAGATGTCCACGGTCGAGTTCCACCCGTGGAACAGCCGCCGCGAAGACACCGAGAAGCCCGACGAGTGGCGCATCGACCTCGACCCGGGGCCGCTGTGCGACTACGCCACGGTCCGCCGGGTCGGCCACGTGGTGCACGAGGTGCTCGACGAGCTCGGCGCGGTGGGCTACCCCAAGACCAGCGGCAGCAAGGGGCTGCACGTCTACGTGCGGATCGCGCCCGACCACGGCTTCCCGGACGTACGCCGGGCCGCGCTGGCCTTCGCGCGCGAGGTCGAGCGCCGGGCTCCCGACGACGTCACCACGGCGTGGTGGACCAAGGACCGCGATCCCCACCAGCTGTTCGTGGACTACAACCAGAACACCCGGGACCACACCATCGCCGCGGCGTACTCCGTGCGCGGCCTCCCCGACGCCCGCGTGTCGACACCGGTCCGCTGGGACGAGGTCGACGAGGCCGACCCCCGGGACTTCACGATCGCCACTGTTCCGGCCAGATTCGCCGAGCTCGGCGACCTGCACGCCGACCTCGACGACCACGTCTTCGACCTGGCCCCGCTCCTGGAGTGGGCGGCGCGCGACGAACGAGCCGGGGAGCCGACCCCGGACGGACCCGAGGGGGACACCGATGCCTGA